The following coding sequences lie in one Flavobacterium sp. 20NA77.7 genomic window:
- the metH gene encoding methionine synthase: MGIDITNNQQPTTNNYLKLSGLEPLIITPETNFVNVGERTNVTGSRKFLRLIKEEKYEEALDIARNQVEGGAQIIDVNMDEGMLDGAYAMTKFLNLIAAEPDISRVPVMIDSSKWEIIEAGLKVIQGKGVVNSISLKEGEEKFIEYAKKIKRYGAAVIVMAFDENGQADTYERRIEICKRSYDVLVDKVGFPAQDIIFDPNIFPVATGMEEHKLNALDFFRATKWIRENLPYAHISGGVSNVSFSFRGNDKVREAMHSAFLYHAIQNGMTMGIVNPEMLEIYDEIDPVLLEHVEDVLLNRREDATERLLDLAESFKGDFKANEKAIAEWRSGTIQERLTHSLVKGIDEFIEIDVEEARQAASKPIEVIEINLMAGMNVVGDLFGSGKMFLPQVVKSARVMKKAVAYLLPFIEAEKDGVSQSAGKILMATVKGDVHDIGKNIVSVVLACNNYEIVDLGVMVAPEKIIAAAIEHNVDIIGLSGLITPSLDEMVYLAKELDKINVQIPIMIGGATTSRAHTAVKIAPQYKATVVHVNDASRAVTVAGNLLNSDTKEKYTQDIRTEYDALREGYLNRSRDKNFLTIEQARANKLQLDWSKYTPTKPNFIGTKTVDVAIADLVDYIDWTPFFNSWELYGKYPAILTDEVVGEQATSLFADAQKMLTQLINENWLTAKGVLGIFPANTINDDDIEISQTTNNQQPTTKFLTLRQQSQKTAGAPNIALADFIAPKDSGVQDYMGCFCVTTGFGVEEKAKAFEKELDDYNSILVKALGDRLAEAFAEYLHLQVRKEIWGYASDENLSNQDLIAEKYKGIRPAPGYPACPDHLEKATLWHLLDVENVIGVKLTESMAMWPASSVSGYYFAHPESKYFGLGKIKKDQIEDYAKRRNISLEQAEKWLAPNSAD; the protein is encoded by the coding sequence ATGGGTATTGATATTACCAACAACCAACAACCAACAACCAACAACTATTTAAAGTTGTCCGGTCTAGAGCCATTAATTATTACCCCAGAAACTAATTTTGTGAATGTGGGGGAACGAACGAATGTAACCGGTTCCAGAAAATTCCTTCGATTAATTAAAGAAGAAAAATACGAAGAAGCTTTAGATATTGCCAGAAATCAGGTGGAAGGTGGTGCACAAATCATCGATGTCAATATGGATGAGGGAATGTTGGACGGGGCTTATGCCATGACCAAATTCTTAAACTTAATTGCTGCCGAACCCGATATTTCTCGTGTTCCCGTAATGATTGATAGCTCGAAATGGGAAATCATCGAAGCGGGATTGAAAGTAATTCAAGGAAAAGGGGTAGTGAATTCTATTTCGTTAAAAGAAGGAGAAGAAAAATTCATTGAATACGCCAAAAAAATCAAGCGTTACGGAGCTGCTGTAATCGTAATGGCATTTGACGAAAATGGTCAAGCCGATACCTACGAGAGACGTATCGAAATTTGCAAAAGAAGTTACGATGTATTAGTTGATAAAGTAGGTTTTCCTGCTCAAGACATTATTTTCGACCCGAATATTTTTCCAGTGGCAACCGGAATGGAAGAGCATAAATTGAATGCTTTGGACTTTTTCCGTGCGACCAAATGGATTAGAGAAAACTTGCCATATGCCCATATTTCGGGAGGAGTAAGTAATGTTTCTTTTTCGTTTAGAGGAAATGACAAAGTGCGTGAGGCAATGCACTCCGCATTTTTATACCACGCGATTCAAAACGGAATGACAATGGGTATCGTAAATCCTGAAATGTTAGAGATTTACGACGAAATTGATCCTGTTTTGTTAGAACACGTAGAAGACGTTTTGTTGAACAGAAGAGAAGATGCTACAGAACGTTTATTGGATTTAGCCGAAAGTTTCAAAGGAGATTTCAAGGCCAATGAAAAAGCGATTGCTGAGTGGCGTTCTGGAACAATACAAGAACGATTAACGCATTCATTAGTAAAAGGAATTGACGAATTTATAGAAATAGATGTAGAAGAAGCAAGACAAGCAGCTTCAAAACCTATTGAGGTCATTGAAATTAATTTGATGGCAGGAATGAATGTAGTAGGAGATTTATTCGGAAGCGGAAAAATGTTCTTGCCACAGGTAGTAAAATCGGCACGTGTAATGAAAAAAGCAGTGGCGTATTTATTGCCTTTTATTGAAGCTGAAAAAGATGGTGTTTCGCAAAGCGCGGGTAAAATCTTGATGGCTACTGTAAAAGGAGACGTTCACGATATTGGAAAAAATATTGTTTCCGTTGTTTTGGCTTGTAACAATTACGAAATAGTCGATTTAGGCGTGATGGTAGCGCCAGAAAAAATTATTGCGGCAGCTATTGAGCATAATGTAGATATTATCGGATTAAGTGGGCTGATTACGCCTTCGCTTGACGAAATGGTGTATTTGGCTAAAGAATTAGATAAAATCAATGTTCAAATTCCAATTATGATTGGCGGGGCAACGACTTCTCGTGCGCATACGGCCGTGAAAATCGCACCACAATACAAAGCGACGGTAGTACACGTAAATGATGCTTCTAGAGCGGTTACTGTTGCCGGAAATTTATTGAATTCGGATACTAAAGAAAAATACACTCAAGACATTCGCACCGAATACGACGCGCTCCGTGAAGGGTATTTGAATCGTAGTAGAGATAAAAATTTCTTAACGATTGAACAGGCAAGAGCCAATAAATTACAATTAGATTGGAGCAAATACACACCAACAAAACCTAATTTCATTGGAACCAAAACCGTTGATGTTGCCATTGCTGATTTAGTCGATTATATTGATTGGACACCGTTTTTCAATTCTTGGGAATTGTACGGAAAATATCCAGCTATTTTAACCGATGAGGTGGTAGGAGAACAAGCTACGTCTTTATTTGCCGATGCGCAAAAAATGTTGACACAATTAATCAATGAAAATTGGTTAACTGCCAAAGGTGTTTTAGGAATTTTTCCTGCCAATACCATCAACGACGATGATATAGAAATCAGTCAAACAACCAACAACCAACAACCAACAACCAAGTTTCTAACCTTGCGTCAACAATCTCAAAAAACAGCTGGAGCGCCTAATATTGCGTTAGCTGATTTTATTGCGCCAAAAGATTCAGGAGTACAAGATTATATGGGGTGTTTTTGTGTTACCACCGGTTTTGGAGTAGAAGAAAAAGCCAAAGCATTTGAAAAAGAGTTGGACGATTACAATTCGATTTTGGTCAAAGCCCTAGGCGATCGTTTGGCGGAAGCCTTTGCTGAATATTTGCACTTACAAGTTCGTAAAGAAATTTGGGGCTATGCTTCGGATGAAAATTTATCAAATCAAGATTTGATTGCTGAAAAATATAAAGGAATTCGTCCAGCACCGGGTTATCCAGCCTGTCCTGACCATTTAGAAAAAGCCACATTGTGGCATTTATTAGATGTAGAAAACGTAATAGGAGTGAAGCTTACTGAAAGTATGGCCATGTGGCCTGCTTCGTCCGTGTCAGGCTATTATTTTGCTCATCCAGAAAGTAAATATTTTGGTTTGGGGAAAATTAAAAAAGACCAAATTGAAGATTACGCCAAAAGAAGAAATATTAGTTTGGAACAAGCCGAAAAATGGTTGGCTCCAAATAGTGCAGATTAA
- a CDS encoding homoserine dehydrogenase family protein, with amino-acid sequence MSIIKVNVILFGIGNVGSALLNQVIASQKFFLEKRNIDLRFPIITNSTIAFFEKEGVKNQWESDFSSIGVPYKLEDILGYVKQNQLENLIAVDATASIEITKDYFLLVQNGFNIVSANKKANTQSNQYYKSLRESLVNYGKYFNYETNVGAGLPVIQTINELHYAGEQITKIKGVFSGSLSYIFNRFSNEDIPFSKLLIAAEKSGLTEPDSREDLSGNDVARKLLVLARELEIKMELEDITVESLLLPHLNQRNSIAEYAINKSFFDEPFRIAKITQSRNHVLRYVGELDVQRKKGQVKLVSELKNTPLGQLKGADNLVEIYTKSYQEIPIVIQGAGAGREVTARGVLADVLKIAEKIKIAEKISSN; translated from the coding sequence ATGTCAATAATAAAAGTAAATGTCATTCTTTTTGGAATAGGTAATGTTGGTAGCGCCTTGTTAAATCAAGTGATAGCCAGTCAAAAATTTTTTTTAGAAAAAAGGAATATTGATTTGAGATTTCCTATTATTACAAATTCTACAATAGCTTTTTTTGAAAAAGAAGGTGTTAAAAATCAGTGGGAGTCTGATTTTAGTAGCATAGGAGTTCCCTATAAGTTAGAAGATATTTTAGGATATGTTAAGCAAAATCAGCTTGAAAATTTAATTGCAGTTGATGCAACTGCGAGTATTGAAATCACAAAGGATTATTTTTTATTAGTTCAAAATGGATTTAATATTGTTTCAGCTAATAAAAAGGCAAATACGCAATCCAATCAATATTATAAATCTTTGCGAGAATCGTTAGTAAATTACGGAAAATATTTTAATTACGAAACAAATGTGGGAGCCGGTTTGCCAGTTATTCAAACTATAAACGAGTTACATTATGCAGGGGAGCAAATTACTAAAATAAAAGGGGTTTTTTCAGGTTCATTAAGTTATATTTTTAATAGATTTTCAAATGAAGATATACCTTTTTCCAAATTATTAATTGCAGCAGAAAAATCAGGATTGACAGAGCCAGATTCTCGTGAAGATTTATCTGGAAACGATGTGGCGAGAAAACTATTAGTTTTGGCTCGAGAATTAGAAATAAAAATGGAATTAGAAGATATAACCGTTGAGTCATTATTATTACCTCATTTAAATCAGAGAAATTCTATAGCAGAATATGCAATAAATAAGTCATTTTTTGACGAACCTTTTCGAATAGCAAAAATAACCCAATCTAGAAATCATGTATTGCGTTATGTTGGAGAATTAGATGTTCAAAGAAAAAAAGGTCAAGTTAAGTTGGTTTCTGAGCTAAAGAATACGCCATTGGGGCAATTAAAAGGGGCAGATAATTTAGTTGAAATTTATACAAAATCGTACCAAGAAATTCCAATAGTCATACAAGGAGCAGGAGCAGGAAGAGAGGTTACAGCTAGAGGCGTACTTGCGGATGTTTTAAAAATTGCAGAAAAAATAAAAATTGCAGAAAAAATATCTAGTAATTAA
- a CDS encoding TetR family transcriptional regulator C-terminal domain-containing protein, with amino-acid sequence MAKNKIQPLDQEKIVSFYTDYVLTNGKKPHSVYEFSKNNGFEESDFYTFFASFEALEENFFSNMFHYTKELVVNSPDYAVYNASQKLSCFYFTFFEVATANRSFVTHLLTQETFPLKNLTQLKQLRKDFLDYIKTVLDTPYKIENQKITTIQNRVVHEGAWLQFLSILKYWIDDSSPNFEKTDVFIEKSVKASFDVVYNVPVESILDFGKFLWKEKFGSFNSNK; translated from the coding sequence ATGGCAAAGAATAAAATACAACCCCTTGACCAAGAAAAAATAGTTTCTTTTTATACCGATTATGTACTTACAAATGGTAAGAAACCACATTCTGTTTATGAATTTTCAAAAAATAATGGTTTTGAAGAATCAGACTTTTATACTTTTTTTGCCTCATTTGAAGCATTGGAAGAAAACTTTTTTTCTAACATGTTTCACTATACAAAAGAACTAGTAGTTAATTCGCCCGATTATGCAGTTTATAATGCTTCTCAAAAGTTGTCTTGTTTTTACTTTACTTTTTTTGAAGTAGCTACAGCAAACAGAAGTTTTGTAACTCATTTATTGACACAAGAAACTTTTCCGCTCAAAAATTTAACACAATTAAAACAGCTGCGAAAAGATTTTCTAGACTATATAAAAACAGTCCTTGATACACCTTATAAAATTGAAAATCAAAAAATTACAACCATTCAAAATCGAGTAGTGCACGAAGGAGCTTGGTTGCAGTTTTTATCAATCTTAAAATATTGGATAGATGATTCTTCTCCTAATTTTGAAAAAACAGATGTGTTTATAGAAAAATCTGTTAAGGCTAGTTTTGATGTGGTTTATAATGTACCTGTTGAAAGTATTTTAGATTTCGGAAAATTTCTATGGAAAGAAAAATTTGGCTCATTTAATTCAAATAAATAA
- a CDS encoding ABC1 kinase family protein produces the protein MKKIDSIPTNKMGRVAKLVTTGVKVGGNYLKYYGEKAVNPNLTKDKLHENNASDIYDGLKELKGSALKVAQMLSMEKNLLPQSYVEKFSLSQFSVPPLSAPLVRKTFKTYFKKYPEEIFEEFSVDSINAASIGQVHRAKIKDKQLAVKIQYPGIRESISTDIALVKPIAVRMFNLQGTSDEYFQEVEDKLTEETDYKLELQQSEGVRKACAVIENLKFPTYYPEYSSDKIITMDWMNGVHLSEFCKSEVTQEKRDKVGQTLWNFYMFQIHKLKKFHADPHPGNFLVDKEANLIAIDFGCMKEIPDSFYTPYFEVSTPASLTNNVYFKEKLVELEILKPTDSTKETEFFTQMFHELLTVFTEPIHKKEFDFSDPIFFGKIASLSEKFANDKQLRKMNGNRGSKHFIYVNRTFFGLYNLMFDIKAKIKINDFEKYLA, from the coding sequence GTGAAAAAAATAGATTCAATTCCAACCAATAAAATGGGACGTGTAGCTAAATTAGTTACAACGGGAGTAAAAGTAGGTGGGAATTATTTAAAATATTATGGTGAAAAAGCAGTTAATCCTAATTTAACAAAGGATAAACTCCATGAAAACAATGCTTCGGATATTTATGATGGATTAAAAGAATTAAAAGGAAGTGCGTTAAAAGTAGCGCAAATGTTAAGCATGGAAAAAAATCTATTGCCTCAATCGTATGTAGAAAAATTTTCTTTGTCACAATTTTCTGTTCCGCCATTATCCGCCCCTTTGGTGCGTAAAACATTTAAAACTTATTTTAAGAAATATCCTGAAGAAATATTTGAAGAATTTTCGGTTGATTCAATCAATGCTGCAAGTATTGGTCAGGTTCATAGAGCAAAAATTAAAGATAAACAACTTGCAGTTAAAATTCAGTATCCAGGAATTAGAGAAAGTATCAGTACGGATATCGCTTTAGTAAAGCCAATTGCTGTTAGAATGTTCAATTTACAAGGCACTTCCGATGAGTATTTTCAAGAAGTAGAAGATAAGTTAACGGAAGAAACAGATTATAAATTAGAATTACAACAGAGTGAAGGTGTAAGAAAAGCATGTGCAGTAATCGAAAATTTAAAATTTCCAACGTATTATCCAGAATACTCATCAGATAAAATTATTACAATGGATTGGATGAATGGCGTTCATTTATCGGAATTTTGTAAATCTGAAGTAACGCAAGAAAAACGCGATAAAGTAGGTCAAACACTTTGGAATTTTTACATGTTTCAAATACATAAATTAAAAAAATTTCATGCCGATCCACATCCAGGTAATTTTTTAGTTGATAAAGAGGCTAATCTAATTGCGATTGATTTTGGTTGTATGAAAGAAATTCCCGATTCTTTTTATACGCCTTATTTTGAAGTTTCTACACCAGCATCACTAACAAATAATGTGTATTTCAAAGAAAAATTAGTAGAATTAGAAATATTAAAACCAACAGATTCCACAAAGGAAACTGAATTTTTCACTCAAATGTTTCATGAATTATTGACAGTGTTTACCGAACCTATTCATAAAAAAGAATTTGATTTTTCTGATCCGATTTTTTTTGGAAAAATAGCCTCATTGAGCGAAAAATTCGCTAATGATAAGCAATTAAGAAAAATGAATGGCAATAGAGGATCTAAACACTTTATTTATGTTAATAGAACCTTTTTTGGTTTATACAATTTAATGTTTGATATCAAAGCCAAAATAAAGATTAACGATTTTGAAAAATATCTCGCATAA
- a CDS encoding head GIN domain-containing protein → MKKLVVLFFMSLISSCGISEDCFKNKGAVKTKIIEVEGFDKIKIHSGIALVVKQGNLFEVKVESGENIMSNIEVSKENDFLVLKDVSSCNWTRDYEAAKVYVTAPNIVEIHSKTEQNISSDGVLTFPTLRLFSIDANGESGTGDFYFTIHNSQTVIESNHISNFYISGHSDEMLLNFYFGNGRFYGENFEVQHIKVFQRGSNDMIVKPIESIRGTIYSTGNIILKNNPPVIDINQLFSGYLILN, encoded by the coding sequence ATGAAAAAATTAGTAGTATTATTTTTCATGTCATTAATTAGTAGTTGTGGCATTTCAGAGGATTGTTTTAAGAATAAAGGAGCCGTCAAAACTAAAATTATTGAAGTAGAAGGGTTTGATAAAATTAAAATTCACTCAGGAATTGCTTTGGTGGTTAAGCAAGGAAATTTGTTTGAAGTAAAGGTAGAATCGGGTGAAAATATTATGTCTAATATTGAGGTGTCAAAAGAAAATGATTTTTTAGTACTTAAAGATGTGTCAAGTTGTAACTGGACTAGAGATTATGAGGCTGCAAAAGTCTATGTAACTGCACCTAATATTGTCGAAATTCATAGTAAAACGGAACAAAATATTAGTTCAGATGGAGTATTAACATTCCCGACTTTGCGGTTGTTTTCTATTGATGCTAATGGAGAATCTGGTACGGGTGATTTTTATTTTACTATTCATAATTCACAAACGGTCATAGAAAGTAATCACATTTCTAATTTTTATATTTCGGGTCATTCAGATGAAATGTTATTGAATTTTTATTTTGGAAACGGAAGATTTTATGGTGAAAATTTTGAAGTGCAGCATATAAAAGTATTTCAAAGAGGCTCAAATGACATGATTGTAAAACCTATTGAAAGTATTAGAGGAACAATATATAGTACGGGAAATATTATATTAAAGAATAATCCACCTGTTATAGATATTAATCAACTTTTTTCGGGATATTTGATTTTGAATTAA
- a CDS encoding acyloxyacyl hydrolase, with protein sequence MKKYILLFSVHFFCAFSQNKGEGYYLDFQFFRGNIYKHTSDISHLIVGHPDGFLFSVNKKTNGSKEWHRAYNYPDYGLSLQSIDFKNPILGKNFAIGLHYNFYFFKRQLLFRISQGIAMTTNPYNKEKNNKNNAFGTKILDNNYFLLQYQKQNILGPVGFQAGFLFTHFSNGRFKAPNSGLNTYALTLGLNYNFEKQYIKKIDTVPDSTKFYKEHIKYNIAFRTGISEGPVVGLGQREFFHVGLYVDKRIGRKSALQLGTDVFFSNYLKNYIKYTAVAFPDKEPIDPNVDYKRVGLFVGHELFINKLSIETQLGYYIYKPFKYEVSVYQRLAMKYYLTKSLFTGFGLKTHGGRAEAIEFTVGARL encoded by the coding sequence ATGAAAAAATATATTTTACTATTCTCGGTACATTTTTTTTGTGCTTTTTCTCAGAATAAAGGGGAAGGCTATTACTTAGATTTTCAATTTTTTAGAGGTAATATCTATAAACATACTTCAGACATTAGTCATTTAATTGTTGGTCATCCTGATGGGTTTTTATTTAGTGTAAATAAAAAAACAAATGGTTCAAAAGAATGGCATCGTGCATATAATTATCCTGATTATGGACTTTCCTTACAAAGCATTGATTTTAAAAATCCAATTTTAGGTAAGAATTTTGCAATAGGGTTACACTACAATTTTTATTTTTTTAAGCGGCAACTTTTATTTCGTATTTCTCAAGGAATCGCAATGACTACAAATCCTTATAATAAGGAAAAAAATAATAAAAATAATGCATTTGGGACGAAGATTTTAGATAATAATTATTTCTTATTGCAATACCAAAAACAAAATATTTTAGGACCCGTTGGATTTCAGGCTGGCTTTTTGTTTACCCATTTTTCTAATGGAAGATTTAAAGCGCCTAATAGCGGCTTAAATACTTATGCGCTTACGTTAGGTTTAAATTATAATTTTGAAAAACAATACATAAAAAAAATAGACACTGTTCCTGATTCTACCAAATTTTATAAAGAGCATATAAAGTATAATATTGCTTTTAGAACAGGAATTTCTGAAGGACCCGTGGTAGGTTTAGGACAACGTGAATTTTTCCATGTTGGATTATATGTAGATAAAAGAATAGGGAGAAAAAGTGCTTTACAATTAGGAACAGATGTGTTTTTTTCTAACTATTTGAAAAATTATATTAAATATACCGCCGTTGCATTTCCAGATAAAGAACCAATAGATCCGAATGTAGATTATAAACGAGTGGGTTTATTTGTTGGACATGAATTATTTATTAATAAACTTTCTATAGAAACACAATTAGGATATTATATATATAAACCTTTTAAATATGAAGTTTCTGTTTACCAAAGATTAGCTATGAAATATTATTTAACAAAGAGTTTGTTTACTGGATTTGGTTTAAAAACTCATGGTGGGAGAGCGGAAGCAATAGAATTTACAGTAGGGGCTAGATTATGA
- a CDS encoding four helix bundle protein: MEYIKLDVWVETRKLANLIYDATKVFPKEEIFGLANQMRRCAVSVPSNIAEGCGRQTAKDTINFLHISRGSLYELETQCYLALDQKYIDENNFTIILNQIQTSKKLLNGFINYYKKI; this comes from the coding sequence ATGGAATATATAAAATTAGATGTTTGGGTTGAAACTAGAAAACTAGCTAATTTGATTTATGATGCTACTAAAGTTTTTCCTAAAGAAGAAATTTTTGGTTTGGCGAATCAAATGAGAAGATGTGCCGTTTCAGTTCCGTCTAATATAGCAGAAGGTTGTGGCCGCCAAACAGCGAAAGACACGATTAATTTTTTGCATATTTCAAGAGGTTCTTTGTATGAGTTAGAAACACAATGTTATTTAGCATTGGATCAAAAATATATTGATGAAAATAATTTTACTATTATTCTAAATCAAATTCAAACAAGTAAGAAATTGTTAAATGGATTTATCAATTATTACAAAAAAATATAA
- the metF gene encoding methylenetetrahydrofolate reductase [NAD(P)H], giving the protein MKVTEHIQNANGKPLFSFEILPPLKGQNIQSIFDSIDPLMEFKPPFIDVTYHREEYEFKELENGLLQKKIVKKRPGTVGICAGIQNKYNVDAIPHILCGGFTKEDTENLLIDLDFLGIDNVVALRGDAVKSEIYFKPEKEGHAFASELVSQIHNLNNGIYLDADLQNSSKTDFCIGVAGYPEKHLEAPSLDSDIHFLKQKIKNGADYIITQMFFDNQKFFDFVTKCRAAGITVPIIPGLKPIATKKQLNLIPHRFSIELPDALIMEVVKAKDNEAVKQIGIEWCVQQSKELVAAGIPVIHYYSMGKADNIKAIAKEIF; this is encoded by the coding sequence ATGAAAGTAACAGAACACATACAAAACGCTAATGGAAAGCCATTATTTTCCTTCGAAATTTTACCTCCTTTAAAAGGTCAAAATATCCAATCTATTTTTGATAGTATTGATCCGTTAATGGAATTTAAACCTCCATTTATTGATGTCACGTATCACCGGGAGGAATATGAATTTAAGGAATTAGAGAACGGATTATTACAAAAGAAAATTGTAAAAAAGCGTCCTGGTACAGTAGGGATTTGTGCAGGAATTCAAAATAAATACAATGTAGATGCTATTCCGCATATATTATGTGGTGGATTTACAAAAGAAGATACGGAAAATTTGTTGATCGATTTAGATTTTCTAGGTATTGATAATGTTGTGGCGCTCAGAGGCGATGCTGTAAAAAGTGAAATTTATTTTAAACCTGAAAAAGAAGGTCACGCTTTTGCATCTGAATTGGTATCCCAAATACATAATTTAAATAACGGAATCTATTTAGATGCAGACTTGCAAAATTCTTCTAAAACTGATTTTTGTATTGGAGTAGCCGGTTACCCTGAAAAACATCTTGAAGCACCAAGTTTAGATAGTGATATTCATTTTTTAAAACAAAAGATCAAAAACGGAGCCGATTATATCATCACGCAAATGTTTTTTGACAATCAAAAATTTTTTGATTTCGTTACAAAATGTAGAGCTGCAGGGATCACCGTTCCTATTATACCAGGATTGAAACCAATAGCCACAAAAAAACAATTAAATTTAATTCCACACCGTTTTAGTATTGAATTACCCGATGCCTTAATTATGGAAGTTGTAAAAGCTAAAGATAATGAAGCTGTGAAACAAATAGGTATTGAGTGGTGCGTCCAACAAAGTAAAGAACTTGTAGCGGCAGGTATACCGGTAATACATTATTATTCTATGGGTAAAGCGGATAATATTAAAGCAATTGCTAAAGAAATATTTTAA
- a CDS encoding homocysteine S-methyltransferase family protein: MSKIQQAIKERILVLDGAMGTMLQRNNFSEEDFRGERFKDFPHPLKGNNDLLSITQPEAVKQVHRLYFQAGADIVETNTFSGTTIGMADYHLEDLVYELNYQSAKIAREVADEFTDRPRFVAGSIGPTNRTASMSPDVNDPGYRAVTFDDLSVAYKQQVEALIDGGCDVLLVETIFDTLNAKAALFAIEEVKEERKIDMPIMVSGTITDASGRTLSGQTVEAFLISISHIPLLSVGFNCALGADQLKPYLKRLSMNTQLNISAHPNAGLPNAFGQYDQTPEEMQALIREYLQDNLINIIGGCCGTTPEHIKAIANVAREFKPRKV; the protein is encoded by the coding sequence ATGTCAAAAATTCAACAAGCCATAAAAGAAAGAATCTTAGTCCTAGACGGGGCTATGGGAACCATGTTGCAACGCAACAATTTCTCTGAAGAAGATTTTCGTGGCGAACGCTTCAAAGATTTTCCACATCCATTAAAAGGAAACAACGATTTACTTTCTATCACTCAACCCGAAGCGGTAAAACAAGTACATCGTTTGTATTTTCAAGCGGGAGCTGATATTGTAGAAACCAATACATTTTCTGGAACGACTATCGGTATGGCCGATTATCATTTGGAAGATTTAGTCTACGAGTTGAATTACCAATCGGCTAAAATTGCGCGTGAAGTGGCTGACGAATTTACAGACCGTCCTCGATTTGTAGCAGGTTCGATTGGCCCAACGAATAGAACAGCTTCCATGTCGCCAGATGTAAACGATCCAGGGTATCGTGCAGTTACTTTTGACGATTTGAGCGTGGCGTACAAGCAACAAGTAGAAGCCTTAATTGATGGTGGTTGCGATGTGTTATTAGTAGAAACTATTTTTGATACCTTGAATGCCAAAGCAGCCCTTTTTGCGATTGAAGAAGTAAAAGAAGAACGCAAAATAGACATGCCAATAATGGTTTCGGGTACCATTACCGATGCTTCAGGAAGAACACTTTCGGGTCAAACGGTAGAGGCTTTCTTAATTTCGATTTCACACATTCCGTTATTGAGCGTTGGTTTTAATTGTGCTTTAGGAGCTGATCAATTGAAACCGTATTTGAAACGGTTGTCTATGAACACCCAATTGAATATTTCGGCACATCCTAATGCAGGTTTGCCAAACGCCTTTGGACAGTATGACCAAACGCCAGAAGAAATGCAAGCCTTAATTAGAGAGTATTTGCAAGATAATTTAATCAATATTATTGGAGGTTGTTGCGGCACTACTCCAGAACACATCAAAGCAATTGCTAATGTTGCGAGAGAGTTTAAACCGAGGAAAGTGTAA